The Haloplanus sp. CK5-1 genome segment ACAGCGCCCTCAGCCACCACGGGCTGACTGAACAGGTCCCCCGGACGGTGTACGTCGTCACGCCGACCCGAGCGCAAAGCCGAGAGATCCACGGCGTCCCGTACCGCGTCACGACAGTCACCGAGCGGAAGTTCTTCGGCTTTGAGCCGACATCCATCGAGGGCACGACCGTTCAGGTCAGCGACCTGGAGAAGACGCTGGTCGACTGTGCGGACCACCCCGAGTTCTGTGGTGGTCTTCGGAAACTTGCGACCGCGATGCGCACCGCCGACGAACGGGGTTGCGACTGGGACACGGTCGGCGAGTACCTCGAGCGCCTCGACAACGGCGCGGCGACCAAGCGGATCGTCTACCTCGCCGACCAGCTCGGCATCGACCTCCCCGCCCGCGAGGAACTCGTCGCGTCGTTCACGAGTGGCTACTCGTTGCTGGACCCGACGCGACCCGACAACGGGTCAACCGACAGTACGTATCGCCTCCGAATCAACGTCGAGCCAGCCATGCTGGAGTCGGCGGAGTCCTGATCGCGATGATCAGTCAGGACCGGCTCCGGATTCTCGCTCGCGAACTGGGCGTTCGGCAAGGGTACGCCGAGAAGAACTACGTTAATTCGTGGCTCCTCTGGGGCATCTTCACGAGCGGCTACGGCGACAACCTCCTGTTCAAAGGCGGGACCGCGCTGTCCAAGCTGTATTTCCCGCAATCGTGGCGATTCTCGGAAGACCTCGATTTTGGCGTCGAAGGGGAGTACCAGGGGTCCAAACAGGAGCTCCGAGCGGTCCTCGATACGATTGCCGACCGCTCTGGCATCGAATTCGAGATTCGCGAGCACCACGAATCCCAGCAGGACCACTACCCGACCCACTACGTCGACATCAGCATTCATACGGTCGTGCGTTAAATTTTACCGGTACTCATGGACAGAGATAGTTCCAGATATTCGGTTCAGACACTGTAGAGAGTCCTCGTTGAATCTGCTGTTTTAGCGCTGAGAGATCAGGAATGAGACGATGCTTGAACCATTCGTTGAGTCGATCCCAGCACCCTTCGATCGGGTTGAGTTCCGGCAATTTCGACGGAAAGTACCAGACATCGAGATGCTCTTCACCTTCCTCATCTCCGCGCACGCACTCGACCGAACTGTCTTCGACAGTCTCGGTCGAGCGCTCATCACTAACATGCTCCCAGAGATCTCTGTTGTAGAAGTACCCAGCACGGTCAAGAAACACAACCAGTTCTTCACCGAATTTCTCTTGGAGCGCACCAAGCAGCCAAATGCCTTGTTTTGACGTGAGATTCTCTTCGGTCCAACAGTAGAAGCTGTCACCGTCGTCGGTGACAGCGCCAAGCACTGTCACCTTATCCCATGAGTTCGATGTCTCTATCGTCGGATTTGACCCAATCGGGTACCAGCCACGGCGTTGAACAGTGCCGACGCGTTTGGTAAACTGATCGACGACAACAACGGTTTTCTCGGTCAGTTCAGGTCGTTTTTTTGAACTGTCTGTTGAAATTCGGCCTCTTTCTCTGTGTCAGCTTCGTGATTGCGCGGCCGTGCTGTCCGGCAGGACAGCCCGGCCTTCCCCATCAACTTTCGTCCATGACCCTTGCTGTATTCGACATCATACTCCTCTCTAACGTGGTGTAACAGGAGCTTCGTTGACCACGCTTGCTGATCGTAGCCCCGCTCAGTTGGTGGCTCTTGCAGATGATCGAACAACTCCTCGCGCTGATTGTCTGCAAGTTTCGAGGGCCGTCCAGGTCGAGACTGGTCGTAGGGTGCCTGCTCGATCGGTTCTTCGTCGAACCGATCGAGCCAATTGCGGATCGTTTTCTCGACAACATCGTGGCGTTCGGCGAGTCTGTCGATTTCATCACCCTGCTTCCGGCCGATCGCCGCGAGAACACGTTCTCGCGGGATCTCTCCTTCCGTTTGCTCACGTAACTCGTGGAGTTCTTCCAGAGTAATATCGTCCAGCCGGCCCATTACGAGAGAATACGACTACTGTAGTAAATACTTTCGCACGACCGTATCAGTACCGCGCCGTCCTCAACCACCCCAACACGACCAGCATCGACGTGATGGTCGACGAGCACGTCGCCTTCGACCCCGTTCAGCACACTCACGCGCACGAAGATGTGCCCGAATTCGATCTCCAGGCGTACAGCGTCGAGGAGATCTTCGCCGAAAAGCTCCGAGCGATCTACCAGCGCGGAGCCGCCCGTGACTACTACGACCTCTATCAGCTGCTCGAAACCGATTCGGTCACCATCAACTTTGCCGACGTGGGGCCCGCTTTCGACGCGAAGTGTAAACACGATGGGCTCACCGTTGATCTGAACGACGGACTCCAGGACGAGCAACAAGAGACGATCCGCCACCAGTGGGAGACCACGCTGCCGGACCTGACCGGTGATCCGCCGGCGTTCGAGATGGTCTGGGAACAGTTGGATACGGCGATCTCCCAACAGGGATCGTCGTAGGCAACGGCCGATATCGGTGTCGATGGCCGATGGGTGCCGCATCCGGAACTCTGGGGGTTTAACCAACAATCTGGGATCTATGGCTGGTGCGTTGGTTACGTTTTTGAGCGTCCGTCGAGGGGCGGAGGCGCATTCCAGCCTTCACCGAATCATGACAGAGCGACATCTTAGAGCTGTTCTGGTAGAAGCTGAGCGGGTTGCAGAACAGTACGACCAGGTCGCCAAAGCCACAAGGATTCCCCTGCACACGAGTATCTCCGGTATGCCGTACTCCGACTTCTCGAAGGCGATGCCAACTCGATCCCCGAGGAGGTCCCGCAGGTCGATGGCGTGACAGTCGGATACGGCCGAGATCAAGCGATGTACGACAGTTGAGGGTCCGACGTCGAGTGATGGGACACAGTACCGCCACAGGACGACTGTACGCGCTTTCGAGTGTTCTACCCTGAGGACCAAACACCGGTTCCCCGGGTCATCCTCACCGTGATGACCGCGCTGGGAGCATGGCGAGTCTGGGAAGGGAGTGCCGCTGCCTGTGGCTCCTACGATCATCGAGAGCGACGAGAAGTCCACTTTCTCTGGCCGGAGGGGAACCTTGCGGAAGCGCTCTTGGAAAACCGGATTCAGGAGACTGACGACGCTGTCGCTCCAGACGGAGGACAGACAGGGGACGTTCGCGACCGAATGCTCGTCTCGAATGGCTCCACCTCGGCCGATGATCTCGAGCCACGAACGAAACGCGCTGTCGAGGAAGCGATGACCGTCTCCCTACTCGTCAAGGGTGGTCGCTACGAAGTCGAAGCGGCGTCCGGAAATCGATACGAGGTCGATATTATCGGGCAATCCTGTACCTGTCCTGATTGGCAGCAGCGCGCTCCAGACGGTGGCTGCAAA includes the following:
- a CDS encoding helix-turn-helix domain-containing protein, whose product is MGRLDDITLEELHELREQTEGEIPRERVLAAIGRKQGDEIDRLAERHDVVEKTIRNWLDRFDEEPIEQAPYDQSRPGRPSKLADNQREELFDHLQEPPTERGYDQQAWSTKLLLHHVREEYDVEYSKGHGRKLMGKAGLSCRTARPRNHEADTEKEAEFQQTVQKNDLN
- a CDS encoding type IV toxin-antitoxin system AbiEi family antitoxin domain-containing protein, encoding MSIIEQTQNIRQGLSTRESRLLARLAGAGHQIISVDDIETTLEIPPNTAREIASRLTEKGWLDRLFPGTYLIIPLTAGEEAVYTTHEYLIAAHVAEPMYIGYYSALSHHGLTEQVPRTVYVVTPTRAQSREIHGVPYRVTTVTERKFFGFEPTSIEGTTVQVSDLEKTLVDCADHPEFCGGLRKLATAMRTADERGCDWDTVGEYLERLDNGAATKRIVYLADQLGIDLPAREELVASFTSGYSLLDPTRPDNGSTDSTYRLRINVEPAMLESAES
- a CDS encoding transposase: MSTDSSKKRPELTEKTVVVVDQFTKRVGTVQRRGWYPIGSNPTIETSNSWDKVTVLGAVTDDGDSFYCWTEENLTSKQGIWLLGALQEKFGEELVVFLDRAGYFYNRDLWEHVSDERSTETVEDSSVECVRGDEEGEEHLDVWYFPSKLPELNPIEGCWDRLNEWFKHRLIPDLSALKQQIQRGLSTVSEPNIWNYLCP
- a CDS encoding nucleotidyl transferase AbiEii/AbiGii toxin family protein, producing the protein MMVDEHVAFDPVQHTHAHEDVPEFDLQAYSVEEIFAEKLRAIYQRGAARDYYDLYQLLETDSVTINFADVGPAFDAKCKHDGLTVDLNDGLQDEQQETIRHQWETTLPDLTGDPPAFEMVWEQLDTAISQQGSS